The nucleotide window ATATATTGTTAATGATTAACTAAATAATCTAACTGTCATTAAAATAAAAGTTTTATAAAGAACGAATTTTTTTATCCTTGACCATTCAACTATTTATACACCTATATCAAAATATATAAACTATTTTGGTTAAGATTGTTTTCTAAAACAAAACCTGTTCTATTTAATAGAACTAATTTAATTAATAAACTAATTTCTAAAATATGATAGAGTTGTTTTTATCGAAAACAACTCTATTATTGCATTAAATATTTATTTATGATATCAAATAAATAAATTTATAATCGTAAATAGTAATATCTTACTTTATTTTTTCTTCTTTATAGGTAACATGTTTCCGTATAACAGGATCATATTTTTTAAATTCTAATTTTTCTGAATTGTTCCTTTTATTTTTAGTTGTCGTATAAAAATGACCTGTTCCAGCTGAAGATACTAATTTTATTATTTCTCTAATACGTTTTGCCATTTAATAACCCATATATAAATGTAAATGAACTTATTTTTTTTTGCCAATTATATGCATAAAATGCATTACACCTTTTTTTTCTATTTCCCTAATTCCTTTAGTACTAATTTTTAACTTTATGAATCTTTTTTCAGATGGAATCCAAAACTTATGCACTTTTAAATTTAAAAAAAATTTTCTTTTAGTAGCATTCATGGCATGCGATCTATTATGTCCGGTCATTGATTTTCTTTTAGTAATTTGACAAAATTTAGACATTTTTATTACTCCTAAACAAAATTATTATTAATAATAATTTAATTATTATAAAAAATTAATATTTATATTATTTAACTATAATAGTTTCCGTATAAATATGAATAGACCAATATTCATATTTTAATTTATTTAATATTAATTAATTTTAAATTAATTTACTTTAATAAAACTTTTACATCCGATGTTTAAAATAACTTAACTAATTAAATTTTTTTTATTTAATCAATTCTTTTAAAAAAACCGATATAATAAAAATATTATTTCAATTCAAATTTAAAACAATAAAACACTATATACTACTTATGAAAAAATTATTTTTTTTTTTAATTTTTATAATTATTTTTTTTCTATTAATGTCTACTAACTTTGGAATTAATTGTTTTTTTAAAACTATTCTTTATTATTTTCCTCAATTACATGTACAAAAAATAAACGGAAATATACATAATTTAATATTGCAAAACATAGTATATAAATCTGAACAAATAGAATTTTCAATAAAAAAAATAAATATAAATTTATCAAAAAAATTTTTTTATCATAATTATATATATATAGATCTAATCAATATAAAAGATATATTTATATACTCACAACAACACATTAGCAATATAAACAAAAAAAATATCATTTTAAGTTTAATATATAAACTCTTATTTAAAAAGTTTGATTTTTTTTGTCCAAATATAAAACTATATCAAATTCACTATAAAGATAAAAATCAACATATTTTTATTGACAAATGTTTCTCTGGAATAAAAAGTACAAAAAAAAGTATTACTTTTTATACGATAAAAACTAATAAAATTCAACTAAAGATAAAATCCAAAAATTTATTTAATAAAAATTCTAAATCTTTGAAATTTTTTTCAAGTAATAATATTGATTATGCTAAAAAAATATTTGAATTAAAACTTTTTTTTATAAAAAATTTTATTTTTTCTCAATATGAAAATATATCTATTAATAATTTTAAAGAAAACTTCTTTTCTATTATAGAAAATAAGAAATCTTTTATTTTTAGTGTAAATTTAGATCTTAAAAGAAAAAAAAACATCTATATTTTAAATAAAATAAACTTAAAGTTTTGTAATTTTTTACTAAATGGAAATGGATTTTTATTCTTAAATAAAAAAAAATTTATAGATATTTTTTTAAAAATTAACTTATATGCAAAAAAAATTATAAAAGAAAATACTATGACTATTATGACTGGTAATATCTCGAAAAAATTATTTTTTTGTCTAAAAACAAAAGAGCACAAAAACATTGTATTTTATATAAACTTAAAAAAAAAACAAGATTTTCCTTACTGTACATGTAAAATTATTTATCTTTCAAAGAAAAAAATGAACATTAATAATAGAAAAAAAGAAATATTCAACTATTTTACTTATTTTAATTTAGAAAATGATTCATCTATTTTTAATTTATATATTAAAAATAAAAAAAATACAAATGAAAACCCGCATGATTCCATTCATAATTTAAAATTATATATTCTTTCTATAATTAAAGATATATCACCCATACTTTTAACATTTGATAAATACTTTAAAAAAACACAAATTCCTAATAAATTTAAAAAATTTTTTAATTACTCTGTATATAAAAAATTATTTTTTAAACAAAAACATCTATTATTTTTTTTAAATACTCATTTTTTTTTAAATAAAATTAATAATTTTTTACTTAAATTTAACTATTTATTAAAAAAAAATAATTTAACTTCACTAGGATCTATTTTTATTTTTCATAAAAAAAATAATATATACATTCCTGGAATAAATTATTTTTTTAAAAAAAATAATTTGTTTATTAAAGCAAATATAAATGAAAAATGTTTTATTAAAGTAAAAATTAATATTAAACATATAAATTATTTTTTTCCAAATATACTCGGATCTTTTTCTGGTTTTCAACAAATATCGTTTAAAACAAAATACTCTTATATAAAATTGTTATCTAGTTTAAATTTTTGTAATATCATTAGTCAAATATTTAAAATTAAAAAAATACATTTTAGTTCTAATTTTTTTATACAAAAGAATATAAATTTTCATATATTAATAAATTTATACAATGTCTGTACGGATAAAAACTCTAAGTTTTCAATATTAACAGAAGTAAATAAAAACGTTAATTACTATCACATTTTTTTTCAAATCATACAAAAAAAAGTAATTAATGAAATTAATATTATTAATTAT belongs to Buchnera aphidicola (Anoecia corni) and includes:
- the rpmB gene encoding 50S ribosomal protein L28, translated to MSKFCQITKRKSMTGHNRSHAMNATKRKFFLNLKVHKFWIPSEKRFIKLKISTKGIREIEKKGVMHFMHIIGKKK
- the rpmG gene encoding 50S ribosomal protein L33, translated to MAKRIREIIKLVSSAGTGHFYTTTKNKRNNSEKLEFKKYDPVIRKHVTYKEEKIK